CCTCTCCCTTTGGTCCTTTCAGCATTACCCCGGGAGTTCCCTTTAAATCTCCTGACGATCTTACGGCCGGCTGTATTCCCAGAATTCTGCAGTCACCGGAGGCCATTTCCACCTGGCTTTGTTTTCTCTCCGGCCCAAGAATCCGTACCCTGGAAAGAGTTCCTGCCGGGCCGGAGACAGCCACCTGCTCCTCACAGGCAAACTGCCCCGGCTGGCTTAAAGCTTTCATGGGAGTCAGCCGGTAGCCGGCTCCAAAAAGCACTTCCACATGTTCCTTTGACAGATGCACATGCCTTGCCGAGATTCCTACAGGAACCTGGTAAGGCTGTGTGCTCAGCCTCTTCCAGTTATCCAGGACCAGTGCGGTTACTTTCTGAATCAGTTCTTCCCTGTTTTCCATTGTAAGCCTCCGCCCTTAAGTACTTTCCCGTTCTTTTTATTTAAGGAAAGGAAGGATTCCGCCTATGGAATTATGGGGTCTTGGAATCACATGAACTGCTACTACCTCTCCCACTCGGGAGGCTGCTTCCTCTCCTGCTTCCACTGCTGCCTTGACAGCTCCCACATCTCCCTGAACCATAACCGATACCAGACCGGAGCCGATTTTCTCGGTTCCCACCATTTCAACGTCTGCTGCCTTTAACATGGCATCTGCTGCCTCAATGGATGCGGTAAGGCCCCTTGTCTCAATCATTCCCAATGCTAACATTCCCCTTTTTACTGCTGTCTCTGCCATTTACTTTTCCTCCTTAATCTTGTTCTCTTCTTCCTCTG
The nucleotide sequence above comes from Lacrimispora sp. BS-2. Encoded proteins:
- a CDS encoding phosphate propanoyltransferase, with amino-acid sequence MENREELIQKVTALVLDNWKRLSTQPYQVPVGISARHVHLSKEHVEVLFGAGYRLTPMKALSQPGQFACEEQVAVSGPAGTLSRVRILGPERKQSQVEMASGDCRILGIQPAVRSSGDLKGTPGVMLKGPKGEVLLTEGVIIADRHIHMTPEDAKWFGVSDQDRVSVAVGGPKGGVLGHVLIRVTGDSRLDFHVDTDDANAFQLKQGQWVTIRKEETL
- a CDS encoding BMC domain-containing protein; this encodes MAETAVKRGMLALGMIETRGLTASIEAADAMLKAADVEMVGTEKIGSGLVSVMVQGDVGAVKAAVEAGEEAASRVGEVVAVHVIPRPHNSIGGILPFLK